The following proteins are encoded in a genomic region of Arcobacter suis CECT 7833:
- a CDS encoding polyribonucleotide nucleotidyltransferase, translating into MSTVCEFELNGKQEVFEFGKVAKQANGSVLAKIGNAVVLATVVSEFDNPVSEDFTPLTVQYIEKTYAAAKLPGGFIKREGKPSDFETLTSRVIDRSLRPLFPKGYVYPTTITVMVLSADKNVDLQALALNAANAALYTSNLPIKKSVCGVRVGRIENNYVINPTPEQMSNSTLDLYVAGSKDELLMIEMKTISSSEMVEVDIEAFTKIHNANEMNEDTLVEAIAFAQEALKEANLTYEKGFETSVKEKVEVELVQFTIEESVINYVRDTFSNEIREAIKKLAKSERATQLKDVAKMISKNDYCTTNELTFSTIYEAVSVVKREIVRNMIVNDKIRADGRGLKDVRPISIETNILPSAHSSCLFTRGETQALVVGTIAGAKDGQMYEVLTDKSTSVDRFMVHYNFPGFSVGEAKPMFGVGRRELGHGNLAKKALESTIDDDYNETVRIVSEILESNGSSSMATVCGGSLALKAAGVPISNLVAGVAMGMVVEGNNYSVLTDIMGLEDHDGDMDFKVAGTTKGITALQMDIKLGGIELSVLKEALLQAKEGRKHILVLMEEAATEIVASSALPLVEQFAIDPSKIMVIIGKAGATIKEIIEKFTVSIDLDRDSGTVKVSGGNKQNVLDACEHIKTISNNAPARKDSPKNIDFEKLYAIDEVVLGKVERVVDFGAFILLPKGGEGLLHISKISKERVKNVSDILSVGQEIEVKVLKVTKDRIELSSN; encoded by the coding sequence ATGTCAACAGTTTGTGAATTTGAATTAAATGGAAAACAAGAGGTTTTTGAATTTGGAAAAGTAGCTAAACAAGCTAATGGTTCAGTATTAGCAAAAATAGGAAATGCAGTTGTTTTAGCTACAGTAGTAAGTGAATTTGATAATCCTGTAAGTGAAGATTTTACTCCATTAACTGTTCAATATATAGAAAAAACTTATGCAGCAGCAAAATTACCTGGTGGATTTATAAAAAGAGAAGGGAAACCTAGTGATTTTGAAACATTAACATCAAGAGTAATTGATAGAAGTTTAAGACCACTTTTCCCTAAAGGTTATGTTTATCCTACGACTATCACAGTTATGGTTTTAAGTGCTGATAAAAATGTTGATTTACAAGCTCTTGCGTTAAATGCTGCAAATGCTGCTTTATATACTTCAAATCTTCCTATTAAAAAATCTGTTTGTGGTGTAAGAGTTGGAAGAATTGAGAACAATTATGTTATTAATCCAACACCTGAGCAAATGTCTAATTCAACTTTAGATTTATATGTTGCTGGTTCAAAAGATGAATTATTAATGATAGAAATGAAAACTATCTCTTCAAGTGAAATGGTTGAAGTTGATATTGAAGCATTTACTAAAATTCATAATGCAAATGAAATGAATGAAGATACTTTAGTTGAAGCTATCGCTTTTGCTCAAGAGGCATTAAAAGAAGCAAATTTAACTTATGAAAAAGGTTTTGAAACTTCAGTAAAAGAAAAAGTAGAAGTTGAATTAGTTCAATTTACAATTGAAGAATCAGTTATAAACTATGTTCGAGATACTTTTTCAAATGAAATAAGAGAAGCTATCAAAAAACTTGCAAAAAGTGAAAGAGCAACTCAATTAAAAGATGTTGCAAAAATGATTTCTAAAAATGATTATTGTACTACAAATGAATTAACATTTTCAACAATTTATGAAGCAGTTTCAGTTGTAAAAAGAGAAATTGTAAGAAATATGATTGTAAATGACAAAATTAGAGCTGATGGAAGAGGTCTTAAAGATGTAAGACCTATTTCTATTGAAACAAATATTTTACCATCTGCTCACTCTTCTTGTTTATTTACACGAGGTGAAACACAAGCTTTAGTGGTTGGAACAATTGCAGGAGCAAAAGATGGTCAAATGTATGAAGTTTTAACTGATAAATCAACTTCAGTTGATAGATTTATGGTTCATTATAATTTTCCAGGTTTCTCTGTTGGAGAAGCAAAACCAATGTTTGGAGTTGGAAGACGAGAACTTGGGCATGGAAATTTAGCTAAAAAAGCACTTGAATCAACAATTGATGATGATTACAATGAAACAGTAAGAATTGTTTCTGAAATACTTGAATCAAATGGTTCTTCATCAATGGCAACTGTTTGTGGAGGTTCATTAGCACTAAAAGCAGCTGGTGTTCCTATTTCAAATTTAGTAGCAGGTGTTGCTATGGGAATGGTTGTAGAAGGAAATAATTATTCAGTTTTAACTGATATTATGGGACTTGAAGACCATGATGGAGATATGGATTTTAAAGTAGCTGGTACAACAAAAGGTATTACTGCTTTACAAATGGACATAAAACTTGGTGGTATTGAATTAAGCGTTTTAAAAGAAGCTTTACTTCAAGCGAAAGAGGGAAGAAAGCATATTTTAGTTTTAATGGAAGAAGCAGCAACTGAAATTGTGGCAAGTAGTGCATTGCCTTTAGTTGAACAATTTGCAATTGATCCTAGTAAAATAATGGTAATTATTGGAAAAGCAGGGGCAACAATAAAAGAAATTATTGAGAAATTTACAGTTTCAATAGATTTAGATAGAGATAGTGGAACTGTAAAAGTAAGTGGTGGAAATAAACAAAATGTTTTAGATGCTTGTGAACATATTAAAACTATTTCAAATAATGCACCTGCAAGAAAAGATTCTCCTAAAAATATTGATTTTGAGAAATTATATGCTATTGATGAAGTTGTACTTGGAAAAGTTGAAAGAGTTGTTGATTTCGGTGCATTTATTTTATTACCAAAAGGTGGAGAAGGTCTTTTACATATTTCAAAAATCTCTAAAGAGAGAGTAAAAAATGTATCGGATATTTTATCAGTTGGTCAAGAAATCGAAGTAAAAGTTCTAAAAGTTACAAAAGATAGAATTGAGTTATCTTCAAATTAA
- a CDS encoding MFS transporter, which translates to MEKRNTKIKILSLISFAHFANDTMQSLMIAVYPMLKNDFSLTFTQIGLITFVYQLSASILQPLVGLFTDKYHKPYSILFSMFCTFLGLTFLAFATNYYLILASATMIGIGSSIFHPEASRIARMAAFGEKYGLAQSIFQIGGNFGSAIGPLIAVWLVLPNGQHSIFYISILALISIPILFYVGSWYKNYHASIKNKTTIIKQNFSKQKISFILGILLILMFSKFLYMSSISNYLMFYLIHQYNISAELAQYHLFYFLISVALGTIFGGPLGDKFGRKAIIFASIFGIVPFTLALPYIDIYLSTIFLSIIGFMLASAFPAIVVYAQELIPGKVGTISGLFFGIAFGLAGIGAAVLGYFIDIYGVVSIYKICSFLPLLGLFAILLP; encoded by the coding sequence ATGGAAAAGAGAAATACAAAAATTAAAATTCTAAGTTTAATTAGTTTTGCACATTTTGCGAATGATACAATGCAATCGCTGATGATTGCTGTTTATCCTATGCTAAAAAATGATTTTTCGCTTACTTTTACTCAAATTGGTTTAATTACTTTTGTTTATCAACTTTCAGCATCAATTTTACAACCTTTAGTTGGGCTTTTTACTGATAAATATCATAAACCATATTCTATTCTATTTTCTATGTTTTGTACTTTTCTAGGATTAACTTTTTTAGCTTTTGCAACAAATTATTATCTCATACTAGCATCAGCCACAATGATAGGAATAGGTTCTTCAATATTTCATCCAGAAGCTTCAAGAATTGCCAGAATGGCAGCTTTTGGTGAAAAATATGGATTAGCACAATCAATTTTCCAAATAGGAGGAAACTTTGGAAGTGCTATTGGTCCACTAATAGCAGTTTGGTTAGTTTTACCTAATGGACAACATAGTATTTTTTATATTTCAATTCTTGCATTAATATCTATTCCTATTTTATTTTATGTTGGTTCATGGTATAAAAATTATCATGCAAGTATTAAAAATAAAACTACAATCATAAAACAAAATTTTTCAAAACAAAAAATAAGTTTTATTTTAGGGATTTTACTTATTTTAATGTTTTCTAAATTTTTATATATGTCAAGTATAAGTAATTATTTGATGTTTTATTTAATTCATCAATATAACATAAGTGCAGAATTAGCTCAATATCATCTATTTTATTTTTTAATTTCAGTAGCATTAGGAACTATATTTGGAGGACCACTAGGAGATAAGTTTGGTAGAAAAGCTATTATTTTTGCTTCGATTTTTGGAATAGTGCCTTTTACATTGGCTTTACCTTATATAGATATTTATTTATCTACAATATTCTTATCAATTATAGGATTTATGTTAGCTTCGGCTTTTCCTGCTATTGTAGTATATGCTCAAGAACTTATTCCTGGAAAAGTAGGGACTATTTCAGGATTATTTTTTGGTATAGCTTTTGGGTTAGCTGGAATTGGTGCTGCAGTTTTAGGATACTTTATAGATATTTATGGAGTAGTTTCTATTTATAAAATATGTTCATTTTTACCATTACTTGGTTTATTTGCCATTTTATTGCCTTAA
- a CDS encoding protein-glutamate methylesterase/protein-glutamine glutaminase has protein sequence MYTVLVIDDSPSMRRIIKDMINSIDEFEVVCVATDAYDAREKIKEYEPDLVTIDINMPKMDGVTFLRNLMRLHPMPAVVISGEGVRGNDIFDDGAVGFIPKPDTGESMQSFQERIKDTLLNLTFLLKRYTLKKPVATKKDLKLNSPIEYKVHPDEVIPLRAAKFAGMKLIAIGSSTGGVESLLRVFKRLPGDLPPILITQHIPYGFSNSFAHRLNDNSEVEVCEAKDGMILEKGHGYLAPGNMHLTIEKYGNEYRTKLLDTKKVSQHKPSVDVLFRSVNNTVGGAAMAVMMTGMGDDGTIAMKELFDNGAYTIAQNEASCVVFGMPMKAIAAGAVKDIVHLDEIADYIIDFSKGKIK, from the coding sequence GTGTATACTGTTTTAGTTATAGATGATTCGCCATCAATGCGAAGAATTATAAAAGATATGATAAATTCTATTGATGAATTTGAAGTTGTTTGTGTAGCAACTGATGCATATGATGCAAGAGAAAAAATTAAAGAATATGAACCAGACTTAGTAACGATTGATATTAATATGCCAAAAATGGATGGAGTTACTTTTTTAAGAAATTTAATGAGGCTTCATCCAATGCCTGCTGTTGTAATTTCAGGTGAGGGTGTTAGAGGAAATGATATTTTTGATGATGGAGCTGTTGGATTTATTCCAAAACCAGATACTGGTGAAAGCATGCAATCTTTTCAAGAAAGAATAAAAGATACACTATTAAATTTAACATTTCTTTTAAAAAGATACACATTAAAAAAACCTGTTGCGACAAAAAAAGATTTAAAATTAAATTCTCCAATAGAATATAAAGTACATCCAGATGAAGTGATTCCATTAAGAGCTGCTAAATTTGCTGGAATGAAATTAATAGCAATTGGTTCTTCGACAGGCGGAGTTGAATCTTTACTCAGAGTTTTCAAAAGATTACCTGGAGATTTACCTCCAATTTTAATTACACAACATATCCCTTATGGGTTTTCAAACTCATTTGCTCATAGATTAAATGATAATTCTGAAGTAGAAGTTTGTGAAGCAAAAGATGGTATGATTTTAGAAAAAGGGCATGGTTATTTAGCTCCTGGAAATATGCATTTGACTATTGAAAAATATGGAAATGAATATAGAACAAAACTTTTAGATACAAAAAAAGTAAGTCAACATAAACCAAGTGTTGATGTTTTGTTTAGATCTGTTAATAATACAGTTGGAGGTGCTGCTATGGCAGTAATGATGACTGGTATGGGAGATGATGGAACAATTGCTATGAAAGAATTATTTGATAATGGTGCATATACCATAGCACAAAATGAAGCAAGTTGTGTTGTTTTTGGAATGCCTATGAAAGCGATTGCAGCAGGAGCTGTAAAAGATATTGTCCATTTAGATGAAATTGCTGATTATATTATTGATTTCTCAAAAGGAAAAATTAAATAA
- a CDS encoding chemotaxis protein CheA yields MSFDISKYREMFLEEAEELFESADNVLLVAENNGSLTDEEMGQLFRDVHTLKGSGASVELALFAEFTHDVENLMDKLRNHKIEFIPEMAETLIDGLDVMKEILDLEVSNKLDRETFTKMTTSLLEEIRAYSNGTVVKKAEVEVVKPVEIPKVVETKKEIPEVSDSDHFGFFDDDLNEQRDSKNKAYGIFADDEIDEVHKNYGFYDEELEAISDNTKDSDFKIEDKENFGFFDEMPEISPTSVMETNDIKEEKAVIKAEVESIRENVAPQRKQRQKEEEDTGDSSKKSVSNNNNSIRVNLDKIDLLMNNVGDLVITNAMLTQFSSTIEETKTRNSVLERLELLERHIRDMQDSIMSIRMVPMDSIYSKFPKVVRDISKKLGKKVEFKHYGDNVEIDKAMIEGLTDPLMHIIRNSLDHGIETPAERELTGKPEVGSISISAEQANGQMIITIEDDGKGINSEKVAQKALEQGQIDENQFNTMSENEKALLIFGAGVSTADQITDISGRGVGMDVVKTNIHKLGGAIKLDTHIGEGTTITIMLPLTLAILDGLDIKVGNQKYILPLSSIVESLQPTSEMIKKIGDGTQDLLMLREEFIPVVKLHQLFGLEKSFEKLEEGMLIVVKSGNTKVAISIDEFLNQHQVVVKPLDKNFRSVQGIGAATVRGDGSIGLILDVVGIINAQIKVERDMSVAKKAS; encoded by the coding sequence ATGTCGTTTGATATTTCTAAATATAGAGAAATGTTTCTTGAAGAGGCGGAAGAGCTCTTTGAATCAGCAGATAATGTTTTATTAGTAGCAGAAAATAATGGTTCATTGACAGATGAAGAAATGGGTCAACTTTTTAGAGATGTTCATACTCTAAAAGGAAGTGGAGCATCTGTTGAATTAGCATTATTTGCTGAATTCACTCATGATGTTGAAAATTTAATGGATAAATTAAGAAATCATAAAATTGAGTTTATTCCTGAAATGGCTGAAACACTTATTGATGGACTTGATGTTATGAAAGAAATTTTAGACCTTGAAGTATCTAATAAGTTAGATAGAGAAACATTTACAAAAATGACTACTTCATTATTGGAAGAAATTAGAGCTTATTCTAATGGAACTGTTGTAAAAAAGGCTGAAGTTGAAGTTGTAAAACCAGTTGAAATTCCAAAAGTTGTAGAAACTAAAAAAGAGATTCCAGAAGTTTCAGATAGTGATCATTTTGGTTTTTTTGATGATGATTTAAATGAACAAAGAGATAGTAAAAATAAAGCTTATGGAATATTTGCTGATGATGAAATAGATGAAGTTCATAAAAATTATGGTTTTTATGATGAAGAATTAGAAGCTATTTCTGATAATACTAAAGATAGTGATTTCAAAATTGAAGATAAAGAAAATTTTGGATTTTTTGATGAAATGCCAGAAATTAGTCCAACTTCTGTAATGGAAACTAATGATATTAAAGAAGAAAAAGCTGTAATAAAAGCAGAAGTTGAATCTATTAGAGAAAATGTAGCACCTCAAAGAAAACAAAGACAAAAAGAAGAAGAAGATACTGGTGATTCTTCAAAAAAATCTGTTTCAAATAACAATAATAGTATTAGAGTTAATCTTGATAAAATTGATTTATTGATGAATAATGTTGGTGATTTGGTTATTACAAATGCAATGCTTACTCAGTTTTCATCAACTATTGAAGAAACAAAAACTAGAAATTCTGTTTTAGAAAGATTAGAATTACTTGAGAGACATATTAGAGATATGCAAGATTCGATTATGAGTATTAGAATGGTTCCTATGGATTCTATTTATTCTAAATTTCCAAAAGTTGTAAGAGATATATCTAAAAAACTTGGTAAAAAAGTTGAATTTAAACATTATGGAGATAATGTTGAAATAGATAAAGCAATGATTGAAGGATTAACAGATCCATTAATGCATATTATTAGAAATTCTTTAGATCATGGTATTGAAACGCCAGCTGAAAGAGAGCTTACAGGTAAACCTGAAGTTGGTTCTATTAGTATCTCTGCTGAACAAGCTAATGGACAAATGATAATTACTATTGAAGATGATGGAAAAGGTATTAATTCTGAGAAAGTAGCTCAAAAAGCACTTGAACAAGGTCAAATTGATGAAAATCAATTTAATACTATGAGTGAAAATGAAAAAGCATTATTAATTTTTGGCGCAGGAGTTTCAACAGCAGATCAAATTACTGATATTTCAGGTCGAGGTGTTGGAATGGATGTTGTTAAAACAAATATTCACAAACTTGGTGGTGCAATTAAACTTGATACTCATATTGGTGAGGGTACAACTATTACAATTATGTTACCACTTACACTTGCTATTTTAGATGGTTTAGATATTAAAGTTGGAAATCAAAAATATATTTTACCTCTAAGTTCAATAGTTGAATCATTACAACCAACTTCTGAAATGATTAAAAAGATTGGTGATGGTACACAAGATTTATTAATGTTAAGAGAAGAATTTATTCCAGTTGTTAAATTACATCAATTATTTGGTCTTGAAAAAAGTTTTGAAAAACTTGAAGAAGGTATGTTAATAGTTGTAAAATCTGGTAATACTAAAGTTGCAATATCAATTGATGAATTCTTAAATCAACATCAAGTTGTTGTAAAACCTCTAGATAAAAATTTCAGAAGTGTCCAAGGAATTGGAGCTGCAACGGTTAGAGGTGATGGAAGTATTGGTTTAATTTTGGATGTAGTTGGAATTATTAATGCTCAAATAAAAGTTGAGAGAGATATGAGCGTAGCTAAAAAAGCGTCTTAA
- a CDS encoding tyrosine-type recombinase/integrase, producing MRYELDFNNTFEKTLLFWIERFIRNKLTTLSNRQVNDKQMLATIIQSLVKGTKSIDELSIIVKEARNIGLAGINTYFNPLFKLYNFTLNLGLASMKEIDEELLSDFLASETSALSDASKKNHRIALLALFSYIDKQNENEDGTSYLFKIELKNWGGLSGKSGTKLPSFMNKSEIDKFLNAIDTFEFTDNIAYRNRLILKIIIYTGVRVSEILNLKMKDIFKEDNVYLLQIKGKGNKPRVVMIKSSIIENDLKYWLDMRICNSDLLVCNQKGERLTQAYVSRIVENILISAGIRKEKNGAHMLRHSFATLLYAKHHDLILVQEALGHADINTSRIYTHFDKDRLYKTTEIF from the coding sequence ATGAGATATGAATTAGATTTTAATAATACTTTTGAAAAAACTCTTCTTTTTTGGATTGAAAGATTTATAAGAAATAAATTAACAACTCTTTCAAATAGACAAGTTAATGATAAACAAATGTTAGCAACGATAATTCAATCATTAGTAAAAGGAACAAAATCTATAGATGAATTAAGTATTATCGTAAAAGAAGCTAGAAATATAGGTTTAGCTGGCATTAATACATATTTTAATCCCCTATTTAAATTATACAATTTTACGCTTAATTTAGGACTTGCATCTATGAAAGAAATAGATGAAGAGTTATTAAGTGATTTTTTAGCCAGCGAAACAAGTGCTTTATCTGATGCTTCAAAGAAAAATCATAGAATTGCTTTATTAGCACTGTTTTCTTATATAGATAAACAAAATGAAAATGAAGATGGAACTTCGTATTTATTTAAAATAGAGTTAAAAAATTGGGGTGGATTAAGTGGTAAAAGTGGAACAAAACTACCCTCTTTTATGAATAAGTCTGAAATTGATAAGTTTTTAAATGCTATTGATACTTTTGAATTTACGGATAATATTGCTTATAGAAATAGACTTATTTTAAAAATCATTATTTATACAGGTGTTAGAGTAAGTGAAATATTAAACCTTAAAATGAAGGATATCTTTAAAGAAGATAATGTTTATTTACTTCAAATAAAAGGAAAAGGAAATAAACCAAGAGTTGTAATGATAAAAAGTTCTATTATTGAAAATGATTTAAAATATTGGTTAGATATGAGAATTTGTAATAGTGATTTATTAGTTTGTAACCAAAAAGGTGAAAGATTAACACAAGCTTATGTTAGTAGAATTGTAGAAAATATTTTAATAAGTGCAGGAATTAGAAAAGAAAAAAATGGTGCACATATGTTAAGACATAGCTTTGCAACTTTACTTTATGCAAAACACCATGATTTGATTTTAGTTCAAGAAGCTTTAGGACATGCTGATATAAATACTTCTAGGATTTATACACATTTTGATAAAGATAGATTATATAAAACGACTGAAATTTTTTAG
- a CDS encoding phosphoribosyltransferase: MNPDRIYFKNREVAAYRLLDVLPIDSMRLEDWTVISSSYGGFEIAKIVAKALNSKYDMMFSEKIYAPNNEDCEIAVVTEHEEVLIHEELIKAFDISLDYVYSKSKKVYEESIINTVNKFRHGEKIQEFENKNVLIVDEGINTGLTMMACIKTAINLKAKSISVATPILPTASIPTIESIADDLYFIKKLDHFVEIDFYYDSLDDVSFEDIEKINKG; encoded by the coding sequence ATGAATCCAGACAGAATATATTTTAAAAACAGAGAAGTTGCAGCGTATAGATTGTTAGATGTTTTACCAATTGATAGTATGAGATTAGAAGATTGGACAGTAATATCAAGTTCATATGGTGGATTTGAGATTGCAAAAATAGTAGCTAAAGCACTTAACAGTAAATATGATATGATGTTTTCAGAAAAAATTTATGCTCCAAATAATGAGGATTGTGAAATAGCAGTTGTAACAGAGCATGAAGAAGTATTAATCCATGAAGAGTTAATAAAAGCATTTGATATTAGTTTAGATTATGTTTATTCAAAATCTAAAAAAGTCTATGAAGAATCTATTATTAACACTGTTAATAAGTTTAGACATGGGGAAAAGATTCAAGAGTTTGAAAACAAAAATGTATTAATTGTTGATGAAGGAATTAATACAGGTTTAACAATGATGGCTTGTATAAAAACAGCCATTAATTTAAAAGCTAAGTCTATTTCAGTAGCGACTCCAATTTTACCAACAGCTAGTATTCCCACTATAGAATCAATTGCAGATGATTTATATTTTATTAAAAAATTAGATCATTTTGTAGAAATTGATTTTTATTATGATAGTTTAGATGATGTTAGTTTTGAAGATATAGAGAAAATAAATAAAGGATAA
- a CDS encoding response regulator, with translation MAKLLIVDDSTMLRDMLNYALNEGGYTDVTEAVDGVDGLAKAKAADFDLIITDVNMPNMDGLTLIGELRKISQYSKKPILVLTTERSDEMKAKGKAAGATGWIVKPFVPDQLLKAVNIVLSR, from the coding sequence ATGGCTAAGCTTTTAATAGTGGATGATTCTACAATGCTAAGAGATATGCTGAACTATGCACTAAATGAAGGTGGATATACAGATGTAACTGAAGCTGTTGATGGTGTAGATGGTTTAGCAAAAGCTAAGGCTGCTGATTTTGATTTAATAATTACCGATGTAAATATGCCAAATATGGATGGATTAACACTAATAGGTGAATTAAGAAAAATATCACAATATTCTAAAAAACCAATTTTAGTACTTACTACTGAAAGAAGTGATGAAATGAAAGCAAAGGGTAAAGCTGCAGGTGCTACAGGATGGATTGTAAAGCCATTTGTACCAGATCAATTGCTAAAAGCAGTTAATATAGTTTTAAGTAGATAA
- a CDS encoding sirohydrochlorin chelatase, with protein sequence MEALIIIAHGSKVKSSNDEIVDIVSKIKNSVDNELLVFHAFLELTEPSVFVAINKAIANNCKKIKLFPYFLAAGKHVQEDIPCEIKKFKKLYPEIEFILLPHIGKCNGIENMIISNL encoded by the coding sequence ATGGAAGCTTTAATAATTATAGCTCACGGGAGCAAAGTTAAAAGTTCAAATGATGAAATTGTTGATATTGTTTCGAAAATAAAAAACAGTGTGGATAATGAATTATTAGTTTTTCATGCTTTTTTAGAACTTACTGAACCATCGGTTTTTGTAGCAATAAATAAAGCCATTGCTAACAATTGTAAAAAAATAAAATTATTTCCATACTTTTTAGCAGCAGGAAAACATGTTCAAGAAGATATTCCTTGTGAAATTAAGAAATTTAAGAAATTATACCCTGAAATAGAATTTATTCTTTTACCTCATATTGGTAAATGTAATGGTATAGAAAATATGATAATATCAAACCTGTAA
- a CDS encoding chemotaxis protein CheD — protein sequence MIVIGHKDGSIEKTSAVRFTQKTKGFPTHTVIGGEFAVGNDAEQIAFKTLLGSCVAIMFYDKVTKIKGMNHFLLPKTNNTNDDMKYGLYSVEAMLNEMYKLGCSKGNMIAKISGGADIMQINLSSQSIGFRNVEFAKDFCKSEGFKLISEHTRGEHGRLILLANEFETFIKVTQKSETDSKILSEEKFLQQEITKAPVIKEYAGAVELFGIHSKEAEPEMEIELF from the coding sequence ATGATTGTAATAGGTCATAAAGATGGAAGTATTGAAAAAACTTCAGCTGTAAGATTTACACAGAAAACTAAAGGTTTCCCAACTCATACAGTAATTGGTGGTGAATTTGCAGTTGGTAATGATGCTGAACAAATAGCTTTTAAAACATTGTTAGGTTCATGTGTAGCTATTATGTTTTACGATAAAGTTACAAAAATAAAAGGTATGAATCATTTTTTATTACCAAAAACTAATAATACAAATGATGATATGAAATATGGACTATATTCAGTTGAAGCTATGCTAAATGAAATGTATAAATTAGGGTGTAGCAAAGGAAATATGATTGCAAAAATATCAGGTGGTGCTGATATTATGCAAATAAATTTATCTTCTCAATCTATTGGATTTAGAAATGTAGAATTTGCTAAAGATTTTTGTAAATCAGAAGGCTTTAAATTAATTAGTGAACATACTCGTGGAGAGCATGGGAGATTGATTTTATTAGCTAATGAATTTGAAACATTTATAAAAGTTACACAAAAATCTGAAACAGATAGTAAAATTTTATCTGAAGAGAAATTTTTACAACAAGAAATTACGAAAGCACCAGTTATCAAAGAATATGCTGGAGCAGTTGAATTATTTGGTATTCATAGTAAAGAAGCTGAACCAGAAATGGAAATAGAACTTTTCTAA
- a CDS encoding CheR family methyltransferase: MKYTTQDVHNKVKKLLYSLTGITLSENKDIMISNRIDKLKRNCGFSGDIMELLNSIEQGNSVTEFINSFTTNKTHFFREDFHFIDLKDRVLPMFAASGEKINMYCSASSTGEEPYSMAMTVLKAREDLNKSINASIIATDIDTNVLQYAANGIYRYSKSSKEFPEWIKPQKYFKRRVQKNLAGEEVLIKVNDDLKKMIAFQVMNLNDNLYPFSKNQFDVIFCRNVLIYFSVEDQNEILKKLFKHLKIGGTLYLGHSENPQDLVNYVKRVGQNIFLKEKEIL; the protein is encoded by the coding sequence ATGAAATATACGACTCAAGATGTACATAATAAGGTAAAAAAGCTTCTTTATTCTCTAACAGGAATTACTCTTTCTGAGAATAAAGATATTATGATTTCAAATAGAATTGATAAATTAAAAAGAAATTGTGGTTTTTCTGGTGATATCATGGAGCTTCTAAACTCTATTGAACAAGGAAATAGTGTAACTGAATTTATTAATTCTTTTACAACAAATAAAACACATTTTTTTAGAGAAGATTTTCATTTTATTGATTTAAAAGATAGGGTTTTACCTATGTTTGCGGCTAGTGGAGAAAAAATAAATATGTATTGTTCTGCTTCTTCAACAGGAGAAGAACCTTACTCTATGGCAATGACTGTACTAAAAGCAAGAGAAGATTTAAACAAAAGTATTAATGCTTCAATAATAGCTACAGATATTGATACAAATGTTTTACAATATGCAGCAAATGGAATTTATAGATATTCAAAATCTTCAAAAGAATTTCCAGAGTGGATAAAACCACAAAAATATTTTAAACGAAGAGTTCAGAAAAATCTTGCTGGTGAAGAAGTTTTAATAAAAGTTAATGATGATTTAAAAAAAATGATTGCTTTTCAAGTAATGAATTTAAATGATAATTTATATCCTTTTTCTAAAAATCAATTTGATGTAATTTTTTGTAGAAATGTTTTAATATATTTTTCGGTTGAAGATCAAAATGAAATTTTAAAAAAATTGTTTAAACATCTTAAAATTGGTGGGACTCTTTATCTTGGACATTCTGAAAATCCACAAGATTTAGTTAATTATGTTAAAAGAGTAGGTCAAAATATTTTTCTAAAAGAAAAGGAAATCCTATGA